From Pongo pygmaeus isolate AG05252 chromosome 1, NHGRI_mPonPyg2-v2.0_pri, whole genome shotgun sequence, one genomic window encodes:
- the LOC129012499 gene encoding HIG1 domain family member 1A, mitochondrial-like: protein MSTDTSVSLPSYEEDQGSKLTQKAKEAPFIPVGTAGFAAIVAYGLYKLKSRGNTKMSIHLIHMRVAAQGFVVGAMTVGIGYSIYREF, encoded by the coding sequence ATGTCAACAGACACAAGTGTTTCCCTTCCTTCATATGAGGAAGATCAGGGATCCAAACTTACTCAAAAAGCTAAAGAGGCACCATTCATACCTGTTGGAACAGCAGGTTTTGCAGCAATTGTTGCATATGGATTATACAAACTGAAGAGCAGGGGAAATACTAAAATGTCCATTCATCTGATCCACATGCGTGTGGCAGCCCAAGGCTTTGTTGTAGGAGCAATGACTGTTGGTATAGGCTATTCCATATATCGGGAATTCTAG